One part of the Anaerolineales bacterium genome encodes these proteins:
- a CDS encoding HNH endonuclease — MPDFIMTANNALGRIAIIATGTGAQSWASLRRTVFERDGGRCQVCKKPLEWGGNYECGHMVDRVAGGKDEAENLVAMCYFCNRTKPVHDTREDYQAWASSGGSFTEILNRVMEQTNA, encoded by the coding sequence ATGCCCGATTTTATAATGACCGCCAATAACGCACTCGGTCGCATCGCCATCATCGCCACCGGCACAGGCGCCCAATCCTGGGCTTCCCTGCGCCGCACCGTCTTCGAACGCGACGGTGGCCGCTGCCAGGTGTGCAAGAAGCCCCTCGAATGGGGCGGCAACTACGAGTGCGGCCACATGGTAGACCGCGTGGCTGGCGGCAAGGACGAAGCCGAGAACCTGGTAGCCATGTGCTACTTCTGCAATCGCACCAAGCCCGTCCACGACACCCGCGAAGATTACCAGGCGTGGGCAAGTAGCGGCGGATCGTTCACTGAAATTCTAAACCGAGTAATGGAGCAAACCAATGCCTAA